Within Felis catus isolate Fca126 chromosome A1, F.catus_Fca126_mat1.0, whole genome shotgun sequence, the genomic segment TTAGGGGACAGGGGATTAGGGgacgggggaggagggaggaggtctGGAAGCGGCGGACCCAGCAACTGAGAAAGTCGGGGAAAGTAGCAGGCTATCAGAGGTGTTGATTCCAGAgggctggaggaggcagagaggatggGGCGGGCCTACTTGCGGACGACTCGTCCATCATCTTCGGCGGCAGAACTTGCACTTGATGATCTTCTTAAACGCGTTTTGGAAGTCTTTGTTGAAGTAGGCGTAAATGACCGGGTTGAGCAGAGAATTGGAGTAGCCCAGCCAGTTGATTATGGCGCCCAGAAGCGTGGGCATGTGGCAGCTGCTCTCGCAGAAGGGCAGGACCAGGGCAACGATGAAGAAGGGCAGCCAGCAGAGGATGAATGTGCCCATGATGATGCCCAGCGTCTTCACCgttttcctctctctggccaGGGCCATCTTGCGCTTGGCTTCGGCGTTCCGCTCATTCTTCTTCTCGAAGGAGGCGGGGGCGCAAGGGATACTACTGGCCTCGCTGGGCAGCGGCAGGTGCTCTTTGGAGTTGCCCACCCGGTGCACTTCAATCACCTCCAGGGCGGCGCCGTCGTCACCCTGCCTCACCGCGCCATTGGTGCACGGAGCCCCCCCTGCCTTGTTCACGCCCTGCCTCCATTCTCTGCTCCCTGGCTCGCCATTTACGCTCTTCTTAGGCTGCCGGGCTGGCGACACACCAAAGCGGGTGTCCGCTCCCTTCTTCTCCACCTTCTTGACTGTTTTGCGGATGCGGAAGCGCGCAGCTCGGAAAATGCGCCCGTAGAGAACCAACATTAGCAGCAAAGGGATGTAGAAGGCTCCAAAGGTGGAATAGATAGTGTAGCCATGGTCCTTGCTAATCGTGCACGCGTCGGGGTCCGAGCGGTCTTCGGGGGTGCGCCAGCCCAGCATGGGCGGGATGGAGATAAGGAAGCCAATGAGCCAAGTGAGGGAGATGAGCGCAGCGGCGCGCCGGGGCGTCCTCTTGTTCACGTAGTCGATGGGGTCCGTGATGGCCCAGTACCTGTCCAGCGCAATGGCACACAGGTGCAGGATGGACGAGGTGCAGCACAGCACGTCGAGGGCAATGAATAGGTCACAGGTGACCTGTCCCAGTGtccatttgttgagcacctggtACAACGCAGCCATGGGCAGCACCAGCACCGACACCATGAGATCGGTGACAGCCAGCGAGCCGATGAGATAGTTGGCCACATTCTGCAGGGAGCGCTCCAGGGCGATCGCGGCCACCACGCAAGCATTGCCCAGCACCGCGCAGAAAATGAGCGTGCCCAGCAGCAGAGAGGTGATCACTTGGTAGCCGAAGGTCACGTCGGAGATGACAGTAGCGTTGCCGCGTGTCCCGAAGGGACCCTCGGACAAGGTGGTGTTGTTGCCAGGTCCAGGGCTGAGCACATCCATGCCTGCGCGcccagcggggggagggggaggggagaaagagctgCCTTAGGAtccccctcgcccctccccctgGGGTCTTctacccctctctcctccccggGGAGTTCCAGGTGGAGGAAACGCCGGGACTCAAGCAGGAAGTTCTTACTGCTCGGGCGAGGGCATCTCCGAGGAGCAGCTTCTAGGAGCTCCTTGGGCTCCGTTGGTCCAGCAGGCTCCGAGACTCCAGCGGGGAAAGGAGTTCGCCAGAGAACAGCTCCGGGACCTCTGAGCGGCCGAGAGGTGGCTGGAACGTCTGTTTCTCACTGTCCATTTTACTCTGCCGCTGCTCAACTGGCTGCCGGAGCTGGAGTCTCCCCACTAGCAAACAATCTTCGGTCTTAGAAGTATCTGGAATAGAGAAACCTCGTCCTCTGCGGTCACTCTGTGatctctttctccgtctctcccttcctctttgccactctgtcctcctgtctcctctctttctcttaagcCTTCTCTCCccgttctccctctcccttctcagcCCTCGTTcagtctccctcttccttctcactCCCCTTTCTTTATCCCTCTGTGTCGCTCCGACGCTACGACGGTGGCCCTCCCTCCTACGCTAACCCTCCCCTCCTAACACTTCCCCAACCCTGAGTGTCTCTTTCCTCTGGGTCcccgccctcctctccctctaGCTAAGCGTCTTTTCCTTCTAGCCCCTTTTTGTCGGCAGAGATTCAGAATCCACTTTCACCAGATCCTCCGCTGGGCACACCGATATTACAACATATAACTCCGCCTCTCACCCAGCCAAActagagaaggggaaaaaacaatcctaacTATCCGTTGCTTCATATTTCTGTCAAATTGTTAAGAAGAGTTAGCAGCACAGAGTGACAATAGGAAATGAGAAATGGAGCCACAGGGAACCTGAATGGGTAGGTAGACAGCCTTTGGATTAGTCTGTAAATTATTGTTAATTGATGGAAAGAAGACGAAGTGTGTTTTAGCTTATGAAAGAAGCCATCCTGTTCATTATCTGACAGTTCAGCCTGACTCCCTTGGGGAGGATGTTTCctgtagctttatttatttatttatttatttatttatttatttatttttaacctcgGGGAATTAGGGGGGAGAGGGATTCTAAACGGCGCGTCGCCGGACAGATAAATAGCAGCATGTCAAAGTGAAGAAAAAACTCAATTCGGTatgaattacacacacacacacacacacacacacacacacacacaaatacgcCTATCCATCACCATTACCTTTTTAATGTCAATAAACATTACCATGTTTCATAGCTTCGTGGCGAGTAAATTTAGAGAAGGGAATCTTTCGCCACTGTTCTGTAAATAACGTTGGGCGTTTTATACagccttttgcttcttttatcaCAGCCTGCAAACCTCTAGGGAGAACTTGGTGGAACCCCTGGTCGCTGGCCCGCAGTTTCTCTTAAGCGCCGAAATTGTCTTCAGCACTTGGGACAGCTCTAGGCAACAAGGGCTTATGTCGCCACCTTCCGGCAAATGCTTTGGAGCGCCATCTAGAAACCTTTGACTTGCAGAAATTAAGCAAGTATTGTGGCAATCCCATaacttcaagaaagaaaaatacggttattaaaaaaaaaaaagtaatgttgaattttgtatatcttctattttcttcaaaaatttcttttattgccCTATTTTGCTCTTAATCTTGTATATCAAGCCTATTCTATTTTCCAGCTCTTTTTGAAAGCGCACAGCATCAGCAATTCGTAGATTCTCTCCAGGAACTGGGTATTAATAGACCTATGTAAACATCTTCACCTGTGTTGGTTTTGTGCTAACAAAGGCTGCACTTTGGAGCTCATACGTTTGGACACGTTCaccaagggtgggggtggggggagtatcAGATTTTGCAAATGGGGTTGACAACATAGAAAATGAATCCACTACCATGGGTTGCTTCTAAGCTGTTTCTTTTACCGAGAAAGGCAAATTTAATCCCATTTGAACATAAGTAAAGAATGGGATTCCtaatctagaaaaaaacatagcaCAACAAAGTTCACTTGTACATTCTGATTGCATGACTGGAGCGAAGGAAAAGTGCAGAATCCAATCCTACAAGCAGATATGACAGGTATGACTCTAGTCAACATGCACAGATTCACCACAGAGAGCAATAATATTGATATTGTGTTCAAATTTGAACTCTGAATTTTATGGCTTTGAATTCTCCAAGACCAAACAAAAGAGCAATCACCAAAGCgtcaaagaaaatttaatttggcTGATGCATACAGTCCAGGGCAATGTGTTTGGGGATGGATTGTTTTACAATGTGATGCTGGGCACAGTTCCCACTCAATCATTTCAGCATGCCACAATAATGAACCTGACATTTATAATGATTCATGgcatcaaaaagaaagagataagtaTACACAGCAATACTGGCTACAGACTCTGAAGATgtcttttttaagatttgtgaAGGTGTTCATTCCCCCTTTTAAAATATCCTCACAAAAACAGAACTAAATAGCCTTATTAAAGTATATTTGTGGatccaaaaattataaaaggaaaataattaaaatctggATTCTTCAAAGATGAAATTTTGGAAATAGAGTTGATAAcataaataaagagtaaaatacaagaaacttaaaatttaaaaagtaaatgtatgcATGTCAAAGACATCCTTGAATAGGAATGTGTCAAATTTAGTGCATACAAATGTATGTCAATAAATATGTCAGCCAGCAATATGCATTCATCTGTTGGATCCTAAATGGTTTAATaagtgaaaattttgttttttccttttcaggaaaGCTAAAATGATTTCAATCTGGAATTAATAATATTCATGAGCTCTGGCATTTGTTATTCTGCTATAATATTCAATGATGCAGCTTTTTTATAAGTTGAAAAAAATCGCAAGTACTTCATGTTTTCCATAGGAATAGTGTACATGAtattaaacatttcatttcttaacatttataaCAAGATTTTTAGGCACTCTTCTGAACACTacgaagaaaataaaaatgcaaaaaggaTATATAGCACTGATTATGGGATCAACCTTCATGTGGCTAATAGTTAACTATATAACCCTTTATTGAACTGATAACACTGTGATATATATTAAAAGCACAATGACATTGCATTTCTTCATGTTCATGCTTTGCCTATTCTTCTGTATTTAACCCttaaagacacagaatcccagatATGCCAGGAGAAAATGGTGCAAACCAAAGAACTGGATAGTTAGACTCTTGTTCATCAAGGCCTCGGAATTTAGCCTAAAGAAAAGCAAGCCTTAAAGTGGATGTTATTGAGGAcgtcatttgaaaacaaaaacaaaaacaaaaaccttgcagtcattctgcttttatttcttctttgaatttgcTAGACGCAACTTGTCAGTAATGGATCTGGAGTATGATACATCATCCATCATGTGAAATTTCTCTAAAATAGTTCGTgagagataaagatttttaaCAGTTTCACAGGAAATTTGATACAGGCCCTGCATTTTAATGTAGTTATTTGACCAGGGACATAAGATAAAAAGGTATTAAGCtgataatatactttaaaaagatatttgctaTAAACTCTGAATGTCTTATCATTACTGAAGGTTTAGTAATGGTTGAGGTTTCTCGGTAATTGATGAGTTGATCAACAATCCCCAAATTACGGCTGAATTTTCTATtaatgaggaaatattttatatagtcaAGAGGTGAAAATGTACTTAGGAGATTGCAAAAGTGATTTCTAAAAGCTATTAAacaaagtttttagttttttttcaagtGGAAACTAagatagattatttttttaatataaaaataccttTCTGAATTTAGTCATCAAATAGTAAAGCAATAGGGCAATTGTAGTTCTTCCAGAACTATGGATTCACTGGAATTCACTAgtgaaaaaaaccacaaaatttcaaagagaaatgttTGCTTAAATAATTTAGGAAATGTGGTCTTCTGAGTATCAGTAAGAATTAACTgggcatttattaaaaaaaaaattaaccaaaatgcaagagaaaaaaatgctccTGTAAAACTGAGTATGCTTTTTCTGTGTGTCAAGCCTCAccatccccaccaccccccaccgccccccggtGGTATCATTCCTTCACTGCTATGTCTACATGTTGGGCACTTCTTAGAGGCCCAGAACTGCACTTGATTTTCAGTACCAAAACACAAACAGTGGAGCCTCAGTCTGTGCTCCTAGAACTATTAAGATTGACTTGGTTTATTGAATATGCATGCTAAAACCACAACATATGGAGagtgaaaataatgtaacatatATTCCCTAGTTGTGGGACCTTGGGAAAGTTGACTGACCTTCTTGTTTCCTCAGTAGTAAAATCAATGTTATCATTCACTTGTGAAGACTAAATGGTCTCAATAAATACCCAACAGCTTAAACGATCAGAGTAAGTAACAGGGATGCAAAGTAATAATATTCTCTCTCTACTGATAACTGCTGAGCAGTGTGAAGAAAGAGAATTACATAGGCTTCGTGAAAAAGCAAGAGCTCTGTCAGGTGAGAATTTATTGTGAAAACAATTTGCACACGGATGTGACATTCTTCCTATTGCTTAAAGTATCTGGTAAGCTTGCAATTCTTTAGAAAATTCTGAGTATAAGACAAGTGAATAAAGATAGATTTGACCTCTGCATTCCAAAACTTCTTGACTTAAATCACAAGTTAttgaagggggacaaaacatgtcAACAACAGTTCAGTAATCACTACTGAACAGAAGTCTTCCCTTTTTCTGGGAGCTTAACCATTTGTTTAAAAGCATAACATAAATACTTGAAATTCATAGATCccaataaaatgtataaaagtatgatttttaaaaagccagtacTTTTGCTGACGGGTAATTAAGAAAGTTAGTGGCAGGTGTTAGTAAATGTACTTTCCTGAGCTCAATCGGTCTACCCTGCTTTCTTACTGACAATATTTTCAGGACTCACTTCTGAAAGGATAAGAACATAGTTGAGgggcactagggtggctcagtcagttaggtgtctgacttcatttcaggtcatgatctcagggttcgtgagttcgagctcctcgtctggctctgtgctcacagctcagagcctggagcctgcttgggattctgtgtgtccctctctctctgcccatctcccacttgctctctctctctctctcaaaaataaatgaacattaaaacaattataaaaaaaaaaagaacatggttGAGATGAGAAACATGTTTAGAGTGTTAGCTCAATATTTCCTGTTAATCTAAGGATAGTTGGAAATTAAATTCTGTCTAATGAttatttgaaacaaatttttttttaaatttttttttcaacgtttatttatttttgggacagagagacagagcatgaacgggggaggggcagagagagagggagacacagaatcggaaacaggctccaggctctgagccatcagcccagagcctgacgcggggctcgaactctcagaccgcgagatcgtgacctggctgaagtcggacgcttaaccgactgcgccacccaggcgcccctatttgaaacaaaatttaattacTGTGTTAAGTAACAGTAGTTGGAAGGAAATGCCTACATTTTTACTAGCTTTAGCAAGTCACATTTTTGTCATAAAACTAAATCCAATATTTGATGCATTAttttaatcttgttttaaaaCATGTCACTTATATAAAAGCTAcaattatgattataatttttttaatgtctatttatttttgagacagggagagacagagcatgagcaggggaggggcagagagagagggagacacagaatccgaagcaggctccaggctccgagctgtcagcacagaccccgacgcggggctcgaacccacgaactgtgagagcatgacctgagcggaagtcggacgttcaaccaacttcCCACGCGCCCCCTATAATTCTGATTATAAGATACCAATTTATAACTGTGCCACTTGGTCTACTGAAGCAGTGATATGTTAGTTGGTAATAGTGGCTCAGGGCCACAGTTTTGGATTCAAATCACTACTCTCCCATTCATTAGACTTAAagttttccttaaattttctcACTTTATTATGCATTATTTAAGATTTACCAAAAAGTAAGAATAATGTATTGTAAAGATTAATACACTAAATACTTGTATGATTAAGAAAAACTTAAGGACAAGAATAGTAAGATAGTATGATACTATGATTCCGCTGATTCCTCTGTTTGCTCTCAAGTTAAGTGTTTGTCGTTCTTATAAATTACTTCATACTTTTATATCATCTGTGTGTGTCACTAAGCCATACAGAAATGGTATCATTGTCTATACGTTCTTTTGCAACTTTCTTTTTTGCCTTAACATTATCTTTGTGAAATTCATCTGTATTGATAGAAGCACCTCTAGCTCATTTACTTTCATTACTGTGTAGACTTAAATTGTATGAATAATACCAcaaattatttatccattctctgGCTAGTGAGACTTTAAGACGTCtccaaatatttgcttttataaacaaTGGTTCAATGAGCATTCATGTGCATGTCTTCTTTTAACTAATGTAAACTAGATCAATACTTTTCAAacaaatcacctggggatcttgctTAAATACAGATTTTGACACTctaagtctggggtggggcccaagactCTGCATTTCTACCAAGGTCCCAGGTGATACTCATCTTGCTAACTTACAGACCATACTTAGGGTAGCAAGGATCTAAGCAGCCAGAAGTCGAATTACTGGGATGCGCCCTAACTCAATGTTCGCAGATTTAGACTAATTTTAGTATACATCATACTAATGTATAAAATTGCATGATCACTGTTGTCGGTTGACTTGTGTTACCCAAAAGGATATAAAGGATTCAGTGTCTGTTACTGTGAGCTTTTTGGAAATAGCATCTTTGCAATGtagtcaagttaaaatgaggtcatatgcacttagggtgggccctaatcaaAAGAGTGATACTCTTAGAAACTAAAGGAAATTTGgacaaaaacacaaagagagGAGAACCCCATGAAGACACACAAACAGGGAAGAACACCATGTGAACACAAGAGACAGAAATTGGACTTAACGCTGCCACAAGCCAAGTAACGTCAAGGACtatcatcaaaaacaaacaagtctcCCCATCAGAGAGTTTATGCTGTGCCAACACTATCATTTCAGGCGTCTAGCATCCTGAATGGTGAGAAAATACGTTTCTGTTGATTCGACCCACCCAGTTGGTGGCACCTTAATATGGCAGCCcaaggaaactaatacaaccaCTAAAAATGTGTACGTTTTCATTGCT encodes:
- the HTR1A gene encoding 5-hydroxytryptamine receptor 1A — its product is MDVLSPGPGNNTTLSEGPFGTRGNATVISDVTFGYQVITSLLLGTLIFCAVLGNACVVAAIALERSLQNVANYLIGSLAVTDLMVSVLVLPMAALYQVLNKWTLGQVTCDLFIALDVLCCTSSILHLCAIALDRYWAITDPIDYVNKRTPRRAAALISLTWLIGFLISIPPMLGWRTPEDRSDPDACTISKDHGYTIYSTFGAFYIPLLLMLVLYGRIFRAARFRIRKTVKKVEKKGADTRFGVSPARQPKKSVNGEPGSREWRQGVNKAGGAPCTNGAVRQGDDGAALEVIEVHRVGNSKEHLPLPSEASSIPCAPASFEKKNERNAEAKRKMALARERKTVKTLGIIMGTFILCWLPFFIVALVLPFCESSCHMPTLLGAIINWLGYSNSLLNPVIYAYFNKDFQNAFKKIIKCKFCRRR